A stretch of Oryza brachyantha chromosome 4, ObraRS2, whole genome shotgun sequence DNA encodes these proteins:
- the LOC107304066 gene encoding histone H2A.Z-specific chaperone chz1-like, whose translation MAAADGEHQPAPATEPAPSPAKRKPDAEATGLDPPPKAARPDADEEAAEAAARARAADKGKGKMVVEEEEDEEGGGGGEESSDDEEEGGGGGGDGDDSDDGFCEDPLAEVDLNNILPSRTRRRAPPQPGAYLLPPEEAAEDDEDEDEDADVDMGLVEDEDVDGEDSD comes from the coding sequence ATggcggccgccgacggcgagcaccagcccgcgcccgccacGGAGCCCGCGCCCTCCCCGGCCAAGCGGAAGCCCGACGCCGAGGCCACGGGCCTCGATCCGCCCCCCAAGGCCGCCCgccccgacgccgacgaggaggccgCGGAAGCAGCGGCCAGGGCCCGTGCGGCGGacaaggggaaggggaagatggtggtggaggaggaggaggatgaggagggcggcggcggcggcgaggagagcagcgacgacgaggaggaaggaggaggaggaggcggcgatggggacgacagcgacgacggaTTCTGCGAGGACCCGCTCGCGGAGGTCGACCTCAACAACATCCTCCCCTCGAggacccgccgccgcgcgccgccgcagcccggGGCCTACCTGTTGCCGCCCGAGGAGGCcgcggaggacgacgaggacgaggacgaggacgccGACGTCGACATGGGTCTCGTCGAGGACGAGGACGTGGACGGGGAGGACAGCGATTAG